In one Rhinatrema bivittatum unplaced genomic scaffold, aRhiBiv1.1, whole genome shotgun sequence genomic region, the following are encoded:
- the LOC115081793 gene encoding zinc finger protein 708-like isoform X4 codes for MCALVSDPASVTFRDVAAYFWEVEWDILGEWQKELYKKVIKEIHGVLMSRGYSILNPDVVFKIKKEDEKYFPQHWELEGKETMKDPSISSPSVTPDILIRFKQEGRGTEPPRSEDRGNLSIPGACEELHEAGDAAWIKAGSQGPSPDPTAEILRMGGEETETKSEDGLSNNSERQRMCDGQQTEEWKERDPSRDSLAPSAEFPGGISRVTSPRGKEVVQKGASPYACSERGRNFNLCPSLVETQRLSEGETPFQSADTSENFTTNSQSVKQQEIFECGNKFPERTSHTFIQQYQKKEKTTFTGSEEEVRTPMNTKLTTHAKDHLQKKPLKCTQCEQCFFFQAEMEAHVRIHSGERPFQCPECEERFTEKSNLREHKKIHRQDQPCKCSQCEKCKVHQRNPKREKSFIWAECDKDLCQKCSLGKHTNIHTGTKPCKCSECNKCFAKQSSHKNHTTIHTGEKPFKCSECNKCFAKKSSLKNHTTIHTGEKQFKCSECDKCFAQMSDLKNHKRMHTGEKQFKCSECDKCFAQMSHLNVHKRMHTGEKPFKCSECDKGFALMSNLNVHKRMHTGEKRFKCSECDKCFAHISTLKNHKTMHTGEKPFKCSECDKGFALMSNLNVHKRIHTGEKPFKCSECEKCFAQLSTLKSHKTVHTREKPFKCSECDKCFAQMSDLKNHKRMHTGEKQFKCSECDKCFAQMSNLNVHKRMHTGEKPFKCSECDKCFAHLSTLKNHKRMHTGEKPFKCSECDRCFSQMLLLKRHETVHTGEKPFKCSECDKCFTQLCHLKNHKTIHTGEKP; via the exons GTTATTCAATTCTTAATCCTGATGTTGTATTCAAGATTaagaaggaagatgagaaatatttccctcagcactgggagctggaggggaaagaaaccaTGAAGGACCCCAGCATCA GCTCCCCCAGTGTCACCCCTGACATTTTAATCCGATTTAAGCAAGAAGGACGTGGGACTGAGCCCCCGAGATCTGAGGACAGAGGGAACCTGAGCATCCCAGGCGCCTGTGAGGAGCTGCATGAAGCAGGCGATGCAGCTTGGATTAAAG CAGGCAGCCAAGGTCCCAGTCCTGACCCTACAGCAGAGATCCTGAGAATGGGCGGGGAGGAGACGGAGACCAAGAGCG AAGATGGACTCAGTAATAACAGTGAGAGGCAGAGAATGTGTGATGGGCAGCAGACGGaggaatggaaagagagagaccccTCCAGAGACAGCCTAGCACCTTCAGCTGAGTTTCCAGGAGGTATCAGTAGAGTAACATCACCCAGGGGGAAAGAAGTAGTCCAGAAAGGAGCGAGTCCATATGCATGTTCTGAACGAGGAAGAAATTTCAACCTCTGCCCCAGTCTTGTAGAAACTCAGAGACTCAGTGAAGGAGAGACTCCATTTCAAAGTGCTGACACTTCAGAAAACTTCACCACAAACTCACAATCTGTTAAACAGCAAGAAATTTTTGAATGTGGGAACAAGTTTCCTGAGAGGACAAGTCACACATTTATCCAACAatatcagaaaaaggaaaaaacaacatTTACAGGTTCTGAAGAAGAGGTAAGGACCCCTATGAATACAAAACTTACAACACATGCAAAAGATCACCTACAAAAGAAACCATTAAAATGCACTCAGTGTGAACAATGCTTTTTCTTCCAAGCTGAGATGGAAGCACATGTAAGAATTCACTCTGGAGAAAGACCATTTCAGTGCCCTGAATGTGAGGAGAGGTTTACTGAGAAATCAAACCTGAGAGAACACAAAAAAATTCACAGACAAGACCAACCTTGTAAGTGTTCtcaatgtgaaaaatgtaaagtTCATCAGAGAAATCCCAAGAGAGAGAAGTCATTCATATGGGCTGAATGTGATAAAGATTTATGTCAGAAATGTAGTTTAGGAAAACACACAAATATTCACACAGGTACCAAACCATgtaaatgttctgaatgtaatAAATGTTTTGCTAAACAATCTAGTCATAAAAACCACACAACCATccatacaggtgagaaaccatttaaatgttctgaatgtaatAAATGTTTTGCTAAAAAATCCAGTCTTAAAAACCACACAACCATCCATACAGGTGAGAAacaatttaaatgttctgaatgtgataaatgtttcgcaCAAATGTCAGATCTCAAAAACCACAAAAGAatgcacactggtgagaaacaatttaaatgttctgaatgtgataaatgtttcgcaCAAATGTCCCATCTCAATGTCCACAAAAGAatgcacactggtgagaaaccatttaaatgttctgaatgtgataaaggtTTCGCGCTAATGTCCAATCTCAATGTCCACAAAAGAatgcacactggtgagaaacgttttaaatgttctgaatgtgataaatgttttgctCATATCTCCACTCTTAAAAACCACAAAACAatgcacactggtgagaaaccatttaaatgttctgaatgtgataaaggtTTCGCGCTAATGTCCAATCTCAATGTCCACAAAAGAattcacactggtgagaaaccatttaaatgttctgaatgtgaaaaatgttttgctcagCTCTCCACTCTTAAAAGCCACAAAACCGTCCATACTCGTGAGAAACcgtttaaatgttctgaatgtgataaatgtttcgcaCAAATGTCAGATCTCAAAAACCACAAAAGAatgcacactggtgagaaacaatttaaatgttctgaatgtgataaatgtttcgcaCAAATGTCCAATCTCAATGTCCACAAAAGAatgcacactggtgagaaaccatttaaatgttctgaatgtgataaatgttttgctCATCTCTCCACTCTTAAAAACCACAAAAGAatgcacactggtgagaaaccatttaaatgttcagaaTGTGATAGATGTTTCTCACAGATGTTACTTCTTAAAAGACATGAAACCGTCCATACAGgcgagaaaccatttaaatgttctgaatgtgataaatgtttcactcAACTGTGCCATCTTAAAaaccacaaaaccatcc
- the LOC115081793 gene encoding zinc finger protein 708-like isoform X3: MCALVSDPASVTFRDVAAYFWEVEWDILGEWQKELYKKVIKEIHGVLMSRGYSILNPDVVFKIKKEDEKYFPQHWELEGKETMKDPSISLPIVTSVFSLSVKQEADLPFLDPPESETTEGIHPPVIGSPSVTPDILIRFKQEGRGTEPPRSEDRGNLSIPGACEELHEAGDAAWIKAGSQGPSPDPTAEILRMGGEETETKSDGLSNNSERQRMCDGQQTEEWKERDPSRDSLAPSAEFPGGISRVTSPRGKEVVQKGASPYACSERGRNFNLCPSLVETQRLSEGETPFQSADTSENFTTNSQSVKQQEIFECGNKFPERTSHTFIQQYQKKEKTTFTGSEEEVRTPMNTKLTTHAKDHLQKKPLKCTQCEQCFFFQAEMEAHVRIHSGERPFQCPECEERFTEKSNLREHKKIHRQDQPCKCSQCEKCKVHQRNPKREKSFIWAECDKDLCQKCSLGKHTNIHTGTKPCKCSECNKCFAKQSSHKNHTTIHTGEKPFKCSECNKCFAKKSSLKNHTTIHTGEKQFKCSECDKCFAQMSDLKNHKRMHTGEKQFKCSECDKCFAQMSHLNVHKRMHTGEKPFKCSECDKGFALMSNLNVHKRMHTGEKRFKCSECDKCFAHISTLKNHKTMHTGEKPFKCSECDKGFALMSNLNVHKRIHTGEKPFKCSECEKCFAQLSTLKSHKTVHTREKPFKCSECDKCFAQMSDLKNHKRMHTGEKQFKCSECDKCFAQMSNLNVHKRMHTGEKPFKCSECDKCFAHLSTLKNHKRMHTGEKPFKCSECDRCFSQMLLLKRHETVHTGEKPFKCSECDKCFTQLCHLKNHKTIHTGEKP, translated from the exons GTTATTCAATTCTTAATCCTGATGTTGTATTCAAGATTaagaaggaagatgagaaatatttccctcagcactgggagctggaggggaaagaaaccaTGAAGGACCCCAGCATCA GCCTTCCGATTGTAACGTCTGTGTTCTCATTGAGCGTCAAACAAGAGGCAGATCTGCCCTTCCTGGATCCTCCTGAATCAGAGACGACTGAAGGGATTCACCCTCCTGTGATAG GCTCCCCCAGTGTCACCCCTGACATTTTAATCCGATTTAAGCAAGAAGGACGTGGGACTGAGCCCCCGAGATCTGAGGACAGAGGGAACCTGAGCATCCCAGGCGCCTGTGAGGAGCTGCATGAAGCAGGCGATGCAGCTTGGATTAAAG CAGGCAGCCAAGGTCCCAGTCCTGACCCTACAGCAGAGATCCTGAGAATGGGCGGGGAGGAGACGGAGACCAAGAGCG ATGGACTCAGTAATAACAGTGAGAGGCAGAGAATGTGTGATGGGCAGCAGACGGaggaatggaaagagagagaccccTCCAGAGACAGCCTAGCACCTTCAGCTGAGTTTCCAGGAGGTATCAGTAGAGTAACATCACCCAGGGGGAAAGAAGTAGTCCAGAAAGGAGCGAGTCCATATGCATGTTCTGAACGAGGAAGAAATTTCAACCTCTGCCCCAGTCTTGTAGAAACTCAGAGACTCAGTGAAGGAGAGACTCCATTTCAAAGTGCTGACACTTCAGAAAACTTCACCACAAACTCACAATCTGTTAAACAGCAAGAAATTTTTGAATGTGGGAACAAGTTTCCTGAGAGGACAAGTCACACATTTATCCAACAatatcagaaaaaggaaaaaacaacatTTACAGGTTCTGAAGAAGAGGTAAGGACCCCTATGAATACAAAACTTACAACACATGCAAAAGATCACCTACAAAAGAAACCATTAAAATGCACTCAGTGTGAACAATGCTTTTTCTTCCAAGCTGAGATGGAAGCACATGTAAGAATTCACTCTGGAGAAAGACCATTTCAGTGCCCTGAATGTGAGGAGAGGTTTACTGAGAAATCAAACCTGAGAGAACACAAAAAAATTCACAGACAAGACCAACCTTGTAAGTGTTCtcaatgtgaaaaatgtaaagtTCATCAGAGAAATCCCAAGAGAGAGAAGTCATTCATATGGGCTGAATGTGATAAAGATTTATGTCAGAAATGTAGTTTAGGAAAACACACAAATATTCACACAGGTACCAAACCATgtaaatgttctgaatgtaatAAATGTTTTGCTAAACAATCTAGTCATAAAAACCACACAACCATccatacaggtgagaaaccatttaaatgttctgaatgtaatAAATGTTTTGCTAAAAAATCCAGTCTTAAAAACCACACAACCATCCATACAGGTGAGAAacaatttaaatgttctgaatgtgataaatgtttcgcaCAAATGTCAGATCTCAAAAACCACAAAAGAatgcacactggtgagaaacaatttaaatgttctgaatgtgataaatgtttcgcaCAAATGTCCCATCTCAATGTCCACAAAAGAatgcacactggtgagaaaccatttaaatgttctgaatgtgataaaggtTTCGCGCTAATGTCCAATCTCAATGTCCACAAAAGAatgcacactggtgagaaacgttttaaatgttctgaatgtgataaatgttttgctCATATCTCCACTCTTAAAAACCACAAAACAatgcacactggtgagaaaccatttaaatgttctgaatgtgataaaggtTTCGCGCTAATGTCCAATCTCAATGTCCACAAAAGAattcacactggtgagaaaccatttaaatgttctgaatgtgaaaaatgttttgctcagCTCTCCACTCTTAAAAGCCACAAAACCGTCCATACTCGTGAGAAACcgtttaaatgttctgaatgtgataaatgtttcgcaCAAATGTCAGATCTCAAAAACCACAAAAGAatgcacactggtgagaaacaatttaaatgttctgaatgtgataaatgtttcgcaCAAATGTCCAATCTCAATGTCCACAAAAGAatgcacactggtgagaaaccatttaaatgttctgaatgtgataaatgttttgctCATCTCTCCACTCTTAAAAACCACAAAAGAatgcacactggtgagaaaccatttaaatgttcagaaTGTGATAGATGTTTCTCACAGATGTTACTTCTTAAAAGACATGAAACCGTCCATACAGgcgagaaaccatttaaatgttctgaatgtgataaatgtttcactcAACTGTGCCATCTTAAAaaccacaaaaccatcc
- the LOC115081793 gene encoding zinc finger protein 708-like isoform X1, with the protein MCALVSDPASVTFRDVAAYFWEVEWDILGEWQKELYKKVIKEIHGVLMSRGYSILNPDVVFKIKKEDEKYFPQHWELEGKETMKDPSISLPIVTSVFSLSVKQEADLPFLDPPESETTEGIHPPVIGSPSVTPDILIRFKQEGRGTEPPRSEDRGNLSIPGACEELHEAGDAAWIKAGSQGPSPDPTAEILRMGGEETETKSEDGLSNNSERQRMCDGQQTEEWKERDPSRDSLAPSAEFPGGISRVTSPRGKEVVQKGASPYACSERGRNFNLCPSLVETQRLSEGETPFQSADTSENFTTNSQSVKQQEIFECGNKFPERTSHTFIQQYQKKEKTTFTGSEEEVRTPMNTKLTTHAKDHLQKKPLKCTQCEQCFFFQAEMEAHVRIHSGERPFQCPECEERFTEKSNLREHKKIHRQDQPCKCSQCEKCKVHQRNPKREKSFIWAECDKDLCQKCSLGKHTNIHTGTKPCKCSECNKCFAKQSSHKNHTTIHTGEKPFKCSECNKCFAKKSSLKNHTTIHTGEKQFKCSECDKCFAQMSDLKNHKRMHTGEKQFKCSECDKCFAQMSHLNVHKRMHTGEKPFKCSECDKGFALMSNLNVHKRMHTGEKRFKCSECDKCFAHISTLKNHKTMHTGEKPFKCSECDKGFALMSNLNVHKRIHTGEKPFKCSECEKCFAQLSTLKSHKTVHTREKPFKCSECDKCFAQMSDLKNHKRMHTGEKQFKCSECDKCFAQMSNLNVHKRMHTGEKPFKCSECDKCFAHLSTLKNHKRMHTGEKPFKCSECDRCFSQMLLLKRHETVHTGEKPFKCSECDKCFTQLCHLKNHKTIHTGEKP; encoded by the exons GTTATTCAATTCTTAATCCTGATGTTGTATTCAAGATTaagaaggaagatgagaaatatttccctcagcactgggagctggaggggaaagaaaccaTGAAGGACCCCAGCATCA GCCTTCCGATTGTAACGTCTGTGTTCTCATTGAGCGTCAAACAAGAGGCAGATCTGCCCTTCCTGGATCCTCCTGAATCAGAGACGACTGAAGGGATTCACCCTCCTGTGATAG GCTCCCCCAGTGTCACCCCTGACATTTTAATCCGATTTAAGCAAGAAGGACGTGGGACTGAGCCCCCGAGATCTGAGGACAGAGGGAACCTGAGCATCCCAGGCGCCTGTGAGGAGCTGCATGAAGCAGGCGATGCAGCTTGGATTAAAG CAGGCAGCCAAGGTCCCAGTCCTGACCCTACAGCAGAGATCCTGAGAATGGGCGGGGAGGAGACGGAGACCAAGAGCG AAGATGGACTCAGTAATAACAGTGAGAGGCAGAGAATGTGTGATGGGCAGCAGACGGaggaatggaaagagagagaccccTCCAGAGACAGCCTAGCACCTTCAGCTGAGTTTCCAGGAGGTATCAGTAGAGTAACATCACCCAGGGGGAAAGAAGTAGTCCAGAAAGGAGCGAGTCCATATGCATGTTCTGAACGAGGAAGAAATTTCAACCTCTGCCCCAGTCTTGTAGAAACTCAGAGACTCAGTGAAGGAGAGACTCCATTTCAAAGTGCTGACACTTCAGAAAACTTCACCACAAACTCACAATCTGTTAAACAGCAAGAAATTTTTGAATGTGGGAACAAGTTTCCTGAGAGGACAAGTCACACATTTATCCAACAatatcagaaaaaggaaaaaacaacatTTACAGGTTCTGAAGAAGAGGTAAGGACCCCTATGAATACAAAACTTACAACACATGCAAAAGATCACCTACAAAAGAAACCATTAAAATGCACTCAGTGTGAACAATGCTTTTTCTTCCAAGCTGAGATGGAAGCACATGTAAGAATTCACTCTGGAGAAAGACCATTTCAGTGCCCTGAATGTGAGGAGAGGTTTACTGAGAAATCAAACCTGAGAGAACACAAAAAAATTCACAGACAAGACCAACCTTGTAAGTGTTCtcaatgtgaaaaatgtaaagtTCATCAGAGAAATCCCAAGAGAGAGAAGTCATTCATATGGGCTGAATGTGATAAAGATTTATGTCAGAAATGTAGTTTAGGAAAACACACAAATATTCACACAGGTACCAAACCATgtaaatgttctgaatgtaatAAATGTTTTGCTAAACAATCTAGTCATAAAAACCACACAACCATccatacaggtgagaaaccatttaaatgttctgaatgtaatAAATGTTTTGCTAAAAAATCCAGTCTTAAAAACCACACAACCATCCATACAGGTGAGAAacaatttaaatgttctgaatgtgataaatgtttcgcaCAAATGTCAGATCTCAAAAACCACAAAAGAatgcacactggtgagaaacaatttaaatgttctgaatgtgataaatgtttcgcaCAAATGTCCCATCTCAATGTCCACAAAAGAatgcacactggtgagaaaccatttaaatgttctgaatgtgataaaggtTTCGCGCTAATGTCCAATCTCAATGTCCACAAAAGAatgcacactggtgagaaacgttttaaatgttctgaatgtgataaatgttttgctCATATCTCCACTCTTAAAAACCACAAAACAatgcacactggtgagaaaccatttaaatgttctgaatgtgataaaggtTTCGCGCTAATGTCCAATCTCAATGTCCACAAAAGAattcacactggtgagaaaccatttaaatgttctgaatgtgaaaaatgttttgctcagCTCTCCACTCTTAAAAGCCACAAAACCGTCCATACTCGTGAGAAACcgtttaaatgttctgaatgtgataaatgtttcgcaCAAATGTCAGATCTCAAAAACCACAAAAGAatgcacactggtgagaaacaatttaaatgttctgaatgtgataaatgtttcgcaCAAATGTCCAATCTCAATGTCCACAAAAGAatgcacactggtgagaaaccatttaaatgttctgaatgtgataaatgttttgctCATCTCTCCACTCTTAAAAACCACAAAAGAatgcacactggtgagaaaccatttaaatgttcagaaTGTGATAGATGTTTCTCACAGATGTTACTTCTTAAAAGACATGAAACCGTCCATACAGgcgagaaaccatttaaatgttctgaatgtgataaatgtttcactcAACTGTGCCATCTTAAAaaccacaaaaccatcc
- the LOC115081793 gene encoding zinc finger protein 708-like isoform X2: MCALVSDPASVTFRDVAAYFWEVEWDILGEWQKELYKKVIKEIHGVLMSRGYSILNPDVVFKIKKEDEKYFPQHWELEGKETMKDPSISLPIVTSVFSLSVKQEADLPFLDPPESETTEGIHPPVIGSPSVTPDILIRFKQEGRGTEPPRSEDRGNLSIPGACEELHEAGDAAWIKGSQGPSPDPTAEILRMGGEETETKSEDGLSNNSERQRMCDGQQTEEWKERDPSRDSLAPSAEFPGGISRVTSPRGKEVVQKGASPYACSERGRNFNLCPSLVETQRLSEGETPFQSADTSENFTTNSQSVKQQEIFECGNKFPERTSHTFIQQYQKKEKTTFTGSEEEVRTPMNTKLTTHAKDHLQKKPLKCTQCEQCFFFQAEMEAHVRIHSGERPFQCPECEERFTEKSNLREHKKIHRQDQPCKCSQCEKCKVHQRNPKREKSFIWAECDKDLCQKCSLGKHTNIHTGTKPCKCSECNKCFAKQSSHKNHTTIHTGEKPFKCSECNKCFAKKSSLKNHTTIHTGEKQFKCSECDKCFAQMSDLKNHKRMHTGEKQFKCSECDKCFAQMSHLNVHKRMHTGEKPFKCSECDKGFALMSNLNVHKRMHTGEKRFKCSECDKCFAHISTLKNHKTMHTGEKPFKCSECDKGFALMSNLNVHKRIHTGEKPFKCSECEKCFAQLSTLKSHKTVHTREKPFKCSECDKCFAQMSDLKNHKRMHTGEKQFKCSECDKCFAQMSNLNVHKRMHTGEKPFKCSECDKCFAHLSTLKNHKRMHTGEKPFKCSECDRCFSQMLLLKRHETVHTGEKPFKCSECDKCFTQLCHLKNHKTIHTGEKP, from the exons GTTATTCAATTCTTAATCCTGATGTTGTATTCAAGATTaagaaggaagatgagaaatatttccctcagcactgggagctggaggggaaagaaaccaTGAAGGACCCCAGCATCA GCCTTCCGATTGTAACGTCTGTGTTCTCATTGAGCGTCAAACAAGAGGCAGATCTGCCCTTCCTGGATCCTCCTGAATCAGAGACGACTGAAGGGATTCACCCTCCTGTGATAG GCTCCCCCAGTGTCACCCCTGACATTTTAATCCGATTTAAGCAAGAAGGACGTGGGACTGAGCCCCCGAGATCTGAGGACAGAGGGAACCTGAGCATCCCAGGCGCCTGTGAGGAGCTGCATGAAGCAGGCGATGCAGCTTGGATTAAAG GCAGCCAAGGTCCCAGTCCTGACCCTACAGCAGAGATCCTGAGAATGGGCGGGGAGGAGACGGAGACCAAGAGCG AAGATGGACTCAGTAATAACAGTGAGAGGCAGAGAATGTGTGATGGGCAGCAGACGGaggaatggaaagagagagaccccTCCAGAGACAGCCTAGCACCTTCAGCTGAGTTTCCAGGAGGTATCAGTAGAGTAACATCACCCAGGGGGAAAGAAGTAGTCCAGAAAGGAGCGAGTCCATATGCATGTTCTGAACGAGGAAGAAATTTCAACCTCTGCCCCAGTCTTGTAGAAACTCAGAGACTCAGTGAAGGAGAGACTCCATTTCAAAGTGCTGACACTTCAGAAAACTTCACCACAAACTCACAATCTGTTAAACAGCAAGAAATTTTTGAATGTGGGAACAAGTTTCCTGAGAGGACAAGTCACACATTTATCCAACAatatcagaaaaaggaaaaaacaacatTTACAGGTTCTGAAGAAGAGGTAAGGACCCCTATGAATACAAAACTTACAACACATGCAAAAGATCACCTACAAAAGAAACCATTAAAATGCACTCAGTGTGAACAATGCTTTTTCTTCCAAGCTGAGATGGAAGCACATGTAAGAATTCACTCTGGAGAAAGACCATTTCAGTGCCCTGAATGTGAGGAGAGGTTTACTGAGAAATCAAACCTGAGAGAACACAAAAAAATTCACAGACAAGACCAACCTTGTAAGTGTTCtcaatgtgaaaaatgtaaagtTCATCAGAGAAATCCCAAGAGAGAGAAGTCATTCATATGGGCTGAATGTGATAAAGATTTATGTCAGAAATGTAGTTTAGGAAAACACACAAATATTCACACAGGTACCAAACCATgtaaatgttctgaatgtaatAAATGTTTTGCTAAACAATCTAGTCATAAAAACCACACAACCATccatacaggtgagaaaccatttaaatgttctgaatgtaatAAATGTTTTGCTAAAAAATCCAGTCTTAAAAACCACACAACCATCCATACAGGTGAGAAacaatttaaatgttctgaatgtgataaatgtttcgcaCAAATGTCAGATCTCAAAAACCACAAAAGAatgcacactggtgagaaacaatttaaatgttctgaatgtgataaatgtttcgcaCAAATGTCCCATCTCAATGTCCACAAAAGAatgcacactggtgagaaaccatttaaatgttctgaatgtgataaaggtTTCGCGCTAATGTCCAATCTCAATGTCCACAAAAGAatgcacactggtgagaaacgttttaaatgttctgaatgtgataaatgttttgctCATATCTCCACTCTTAAAAACCACAAAACAatgcacactggtgagaaaccatttaaatgttctgaatgtgataaaggtTTCGCGCTAATGTCCAATCTCAATGTCCACAAAAGAattcacactggtgagaaaccatttaaatgttctgaatgtgaaaaatgttttgctcagCTCTCCACTCTTAAAAGCCACAAAACCGTCCATACTCGTGAGAAACcgtttaaatgttctgaatgtgataaatgtttcgcaCAAATGTCAGATCTCAAAAACCACAAAAGAatgcacactggtgagaaacaatttaaatgttctgaatgtgataaatgtttcgcaCAAATGTCCAATCTCAATGTCCACAAAAGAatgcacactggtgagaaaccatttaaatgttctgaatgtgataaatgttttgctCATCTCTCCACTCTTAAAAACCACAAAAGAatgcacactggtgagaaaccatttaaatgttcagaaTGTGATAGATGTTTCTCACAGATGTTACTTCTTAAAAGACATGAAACCGTCCATACAGgcgagaaaccatttaaatgttctgaatgtgataaatgtttcactcAACTGTGCCATCTTAAAaaccacaaaaccatcc